In Arachis hypogaea cultivar Tifrunner chromosome 17, arahy.Tifrunner.gnm2.J5K5, whole genome shotgun sequence, a single window of DNA contains:
- the LOC112763108 gene encoding uncharacterized mitochondrial protein AtMg00860-like encodes MDQGKVKAIKEWEPPNKVSELRSFLGLANYYRRFIKGYSAKAAPLTDLLKKNHSWEWSNECQKAFDELKAAITEGPVLVLPDYSKVFEVHTDTSNYAIGGFLIARRTSYCL; translated from the coding sequence ATGGATCAAGGAAAGGTGAAGGCTATCAAAGAGTGGGAGCCGCCAAACAAGGTATCTGAATTGAGGTCATTCCTTGGGTTGGCTAATTACTATCGGAGGTTTATCAAGGGATACTCCGCTAAGGCTGCACCATTAACTGATCTTCTCAAGAAGAATCACTCTTGGGAATGGTCAAATGAGTGTCAAAAGGCCTTTGATGAGTTGAAGGCTGCTATCACAGAAGGACCAGTACTAGTACTACCCGACTACTCAAAGGTATTTGAAGTCCACACTGATACTTCTAACTATGCTATTGGAGGATTTCTGATTGCAAGAAGGACATCATATTGCCTTTGA